The following coding sequences are from one Nicotiana tomentosiformis chromosome 3, ASM39032v3, whole genome shotgun sequence window:
- the LOC104098805 gene encoding endoglucanase 9-like, protein MAFRVEVSVCIILFSSFFFSLGTAQGVFNYREALEKSILFFEGQRSGKLPHNQRVSWRGSSGLSDGSLAKVDLTGGYYDAGDNVKFNFPMAYTTTLLSWNTLEYGKRMGPQLQNARAAIRWATDYLLKCANAAPNKLFVGVGDPNSDHKCWERPEDMDTVRSVYYVSPSSPGSDVAGEMAAALAAASLVFRTVDPVYSKKLLGNAVKVFRFAVQYRGSYSDSLGSAACPFYCSYSGYKDELYWGAAWLLRATNDISYLNFINTLGANDVPDLFSWDNKYAGAHVLMARRSVVGNDKRFDPFRQQAEDFVCKILPNSPYTSTQYTKGGLIYKLPEENLQYVTSITSLLTTYAKYMASKKHTFNCGSLLVTEKTIRILAKRQVDYILGNNPMKMSYMVGYGTNYPRRVHHRGSSLPSMAMHPQSFGCDGGFQPYYYTANANPNILVGAIVGGPNQNDFFPDERTDYSHSEPATYINAAIVGPLAYFDSSKR, encoded by the exons ATGGCGTTTAGAGTGGAAGTTTCTGTTTGCATCATTCTCTTCTCATCATTTTTCTTCTCTTTGGGTACTGCCCAAGGGGTTTTCAACTATAGAGAGGCTCTTGAAAAGTCCATTTTGTTCTTTGAAGGACAAAGATCAGGGAAACTCCCCCATAACCAGCGTGTCTCTTGGAGGGGTAGTTCGGGGCTTTCAGATGGTTCACTTGCTAAA GTGGACTTAACTGGAGGCTATTATGATGCTGGAGACAATGTCAAGTTCAATTTCCCAATGGCATACACTACCACATTGCTCTCTTGGAACACACTTGAGTATGGCAAGAGAATGGGGCCCCAATTGCAAAATGCACGGGCAGCTATCCGTTGGGCCACCGATTACTTACTCAAATGCGCAAATGCTGCGCCCAACAAGCTCTTCGTTGGGGTTGGTGACCCAAATTCTGATCATAAATGTTGGGAAAGGCCCGAAGATATGGATACTGTCCGGAGCGTCTATTATGTCTCTCCGAGCAGTCCTGGCTCTGATGTGGCTGGAGAAATGGCCGCTGCTTTAGCTGCTGCCTCATTAGTTTTCCGGACGGTTGATCCGGTTTACTCAAAGAAGCTATTGGGAAATGCAGTGAAAGTATTTAGATTTGCAGTTCAATACAGAGGCTCCTATAGTGATTCACTAGGCTCTGCAGCTTGCCCATTCTACTGCTCATACTCTGGTTATAAG GATGAGCTATATTGGGGAGCTGCATGGCTATTGAGAGCAACAAATGATATTTCATACTTAAACTTCATAAACACATTGGGAGCCAATGATGTACCAGACTTATTTAGCTGGGATAACAAGTATGCTGGTGCTCATGTTCTTATGGCAAGG AGAAGCGTTGTTGGAAATGACAAAAGGTTTGATCCATTCAGACAACAAGCTGAAGACTTTGTTTGCAAAATACTACCCAACTCACCTTATACAAGTACCCAATATACAAAAG GGGGCCTAATTTACAAGCTACCTGAAGAAAATCTTCAATATGTGACATCCATCACATCTTTGCTCACCACTTATGCCAAATATATGGCTAGTAAAAAGCATACTTTCAACTGTGGAAGCCTCTTGGTCACAGAAAAGACCATTAGAATACTTGCAAAAAGACAG GTGGACTATATATTGGGTAACAATCCAATGAAAATGTCATACATGGTAGGCTATGGAACAAATTACCCTCGAAGAGTTCACCACAGAGGATCATCTTTACCTTCAATGGCAATGCATCCACAGTCATTTGGTTGTGATGGTGGATTTCAACCATACTATTATACAGCAAATGCCAACCCAAACATTTTGGTTGGAGCAATTGTTGGAGGTCCTAATCAAAATGATTTCTTCCCAGATGAACGTACAGATTATAGTCATTCAGAGCCTGCTACTTATATTAATGCTGCCATTGTTGGACCTCTAGCATACTTTGATAGTTCCAAACGTTAG